One region of Skermanella mucosa genomic DNA includes:
- a CDS encoding twin-arginine translocation signal domain-containing protein, with protein MSSEKNIGVERKGGVGGSPVERRDFLKVIGLAGTAAAAAIPLAATSAAAEESPEERVKPRYQETAHVQQFYALNRL; from the coding sequence ATGTCATCGGAAAAAAACATCGGGGTTGAGCGGAAGGGCGGGGTCGGCGGTTCACCGGTCGAACGCCGGGATTTCCTGAAGGTGATCGGCCTCGCCGGCACGGCTGCCGCGGCCGCGATTCCGCTGGCCGCGACGAGCGCCGCGGCGGAGGAGTCGCCGGAAGAGCGCGTCAAGCCGCGTTACCAGGAAACCGCCCATGTGCAGCAGTTCTACGCGCTGAACCGCCTCTAG
- a CDS encoding formate dehydrogenase subunit gamma: MPMMPGTILRLLTGLLPGLLIAVFLLAAAPAAHAQLDQVVTPNSPSEKEEVELYQQLQGKVQGYVSIPDGKLATLVQPQGRDWREFRNYYGRIISLVVMGGMLLGLVGFYLFRGKIRIAAGRAGRTITRFMPIDRFAHWLTASSFIVLALTGLMLIFGKPVMIPLFGHEAFTAMATLGKYAHNFLSFPFVLGILMMLVLWIKDNIPEKADLTWIKQGGGFLNNGMHPEAGRFNAGQKMIFWTIVLGGLAMALSGYMLMFPFYLTGVNGMQIAHVVHTLGTAVLMAVIFGHIYIGTIGMEGAFDAMGNGEVDLNWAREHHAGWLKTQGISTDTRDGPSKVSTRHDPHPPGMPAE; the protein is encoded by the coding sequence ATGCCGATGATGCCCGGAACGATCCTCAGGCTGCTGACCGGACTGCTCCCCGGACTGCTGATCGCCGTCTTCCTGCTGGCCGCGGCGCCCGCGGCCCATGCCCAGCTCGACCAGGTCGTGACGCCCAACTCTCCTTCCGAGAAGGAGGAGGTCGAACTTTACCAGCAGCTCCAGGGCAAGGTGCAAGGCTACGTCAGCATCCCGGACGGCAAGTTGGCCACCCTGGTCCAGCCCCAAGGGCGCGACTGGCGGGAATTCCGCAACTACTACGGCCGCATCATCTCCCTCGTCGTCATGGGCGGGATGTTGCTGGGGCTGGTGGGGTTCTACCTGTTCCGCGGCAAGATCCGCATCGCCGCCGGCCGGGCGGGGCGGACGATCACCCGCTTCATGCCGATCGACCGCTTCGCCCACTGGCTGACGGCCTCCAGCTTCATCGTTCTGGCGCTGACCGGGCTCATGCTGATCTTCGGCAAGCCGGTGATGATCCCGCTGTTCGGCCACGAGGCCTTCACGGCCATGGCCACTTTGGGGAAGTACGCCCACAATTTCCTGAGCTTCCCCTTCGTCCTCGGCATCCTGATGATGCTGGTGCTATGGATCAAGGACAACATCCCGGAAAAGGCCGACCTGACCTGGATCAAGCAGGGCGGCGGATTCCTGAACAACGGGATGCATCCCGAGGCCGGGCGCTTCAACGCCGGCCAGAAGATGATCTTCTGGACAATCGTGCTGGGCGGCCTCGCCATGGCGCTCAGCGGCTACATGCTGATGTTCCCGTTCTACCTGACGGGCGTCAACGGCATGCAGATCGCCCATGTCGTCCATACGCTGGGCACGGCGGTCCTGATGGCGGTCATCTTCGGCCACATCTACATCGGCACGATCGGCATGGAAGGCGCCTTCGACGCCATGGGCAACGGCGAAGTGGACCTCAACTGGGCCCGCGAGCACCATGCCGGCTGGCTGAAGACCCAGGGCATCTCCACCGACACCCGCGACGGCCCGAGCAAGGTATCCACCCGCCACGACCCGCATCCGCCGGGCATGCCGGCGGAGTGA
- a CDS encoding molybdopterin-dependent oxidoreductase, producing the protein MLVKRRSGTAQRSPLASTLAAAANAGGPLDRRTFLRNSGLAAGGMAALGALPLATVRKAEAGPIDPDLEVTRRKSICTHCSVGCTVIAEVQNGVWVGQEPGWDSPISQGTHCAKGASVRELTKGERRNKYPVKLVNGEWQRISWDQAIDEIGDKLLEIREKSGPDSVFWLGSAKFSNEGAYLYRKFAALWGTNTVDHQARICHSTTVAGVANTWGYGAMTNSYNDIQNAKALMIIGGNPAEAHPVSMQHMLRAKEHNRAPFIVIDPRFTRTAAHATDFIRIRPGTDIPVIWGMLWHIFENGWEDKEYIRQRVYGMDEIRAEVKKWHPAEVERVTGVPGDQLRKVTEMMAKNKPSTLIWCMGATQKTVGTANVRAFSIFQLALGNIGVEGGGANIYRGHSNVQGATDMGLDVTSLPSYYGLAEGAWRHWARVWDVDYEWIKGRFASKELMETKGIPTTRWFDAVLAKPGELDQPNNIKAFITFGHGGNTVTRMPEMRRGLEALELMVVVDPHPTTFASISDRKNGTYILPACTQFELAGCRAASNRSLQWSDPVVDPIFESKDDYETMYLLARKLGFADQLFKHITVDGTKPRAEDILREINRGSLATGYTGQSPERLKMHMEHQADFDKISMRATTGPLKGEYYGLPWPCWGTPEMNHPGSAVLYDTSKHVMEGGGTFRARFGIERNGVSLLADGSYSKGSEITDGYPEFTMAVLRKLGWDTELTSDEMAVINAIGGDNIDQVSWMTDLSMGIIRVALKHGCVPHGNAKARAVAWNLPDPVPIHREPLYTPRRDLVDEYPALDDRRDFRMTHLGKSIQARDVSKEFPIILTSGRLVEYEGGGEETRSNPWLAELQQTMFVEVNTRDAERLGIRHQSDVWVYGPEYDSKARVMAFVTDRVGQGVAFMPFHFSGFWEGVDQRDKYPPGTDPIVLGAPVNAVMTYGYDPVTFMQETKVTLCRIEPA; encoded by the coding sequence ATGCTGGTCAAGAGACGCTCGGGAACCGCCCAACGCTCGCCGCTCGCATCCACCCTGGCCGCCGCGGCCAACGCCGGCGGCCCGCTGGACCGCCGCACCTTCCTTCGCAACTCCGGCCTGGCCGCCGGAGGGATGGCGGCGCTGGGGGCGCTGCCGCTGGCCACCGTCCGCAAGGCGGAAGCCGGGCCGATCGATCCGGACCTGGAGGTCACCCGGCGCAAGAGCATCTGCACCCACTGTTCGGTCGGCTGCACCGTCATCGCCGAGGTGCAGAACGGTGTCTGGGTCGGCCAGGAGCCCGGCTGGGACAGTCCGATCAGCCAGGGCACGCACTGCGCCAAGGGCGCGTCGGTCCGCGAGCTGACCAAAGGCGAACGCCGCAACAAGTATCCGGTCAAGCTGGTCAACGGCGAGTGGCAACGCATCTCCTGGGACCAGGCGATCGACGAGATCGGCGACAAGCTGCTGGAGATCCGCGAGAAGTCGGGTCCGGACAGCGTGTTCTGGCTGGGCTCCGCCAAGTTCTCCAACGAGGGCGCCTATCTCTACCGCAAGTTCGCGGCCCTGTGGGGCACCAACACGGTGGACCACCAGGCGCGCATCTGCCACTCCACGACGGTCGCCGGCGTCGCGAACACGTGGGGCTACGGCGCCATGACCAACAGCTACAACGACATCCAGAACGCCAAGGCGCTGATGATCATCGGCGGCAACCCGGCCGAGGCGCATCCCGTGTCGATGCAGCACATGCTGCGCGCCAAGGAACATAATCGGGCGCCGTTCATCGTCATCGATCCCCGCTTCACCCGGACCGCCGCCCACGCGACCGACTTCATCCGCATCCGCCCCGGCACGGACATCCCGGTGATCTGGGGCATGCTCTGGCACATCTTCGAGAACGGCTGGGAGGACAAGGAATACATCCGCCAGCGCGTCTACGGCATGGACGAGATCCGGGCCGAGGTGAAGAAGTGGCACCCGGCGGAGGTCGAGAGGGTGACCGGCGTTCCCGGCGACCAGCTCCGCAAGGTCACCGAGATGATGGCGAAGAACAAGCCGTCGACCCTGATCTGGTGCATGGGCGCCACCCAGAAGACCGTCGGGACCGCCAATGTCCGCGCTTTCAGCATCTTCCAGCTGGCGCTCGGCAATATCGGCGTCGAGGGCGGCGGGGCCAACATCTACCGCGGCCACAGCAACGTCCAGGGCGCCACCGACATGGGCCTCGACGTGACCTCGCTGCCGTCCTACTACGGGCTCGCCGAAGGCGCCTGGCGGCACTGGGCGCGCGTCTGGGACGTCGACTACGAGTGGATCAAGGGTCGCTTCGCCTCCAAGGAACTGATGGAGACCAAGGGCATCCCGACCACCCGCTGGTTCGACGCCGTGCTGGCGAAGCCGGGCGAGCTGGACCAGCCCAACAACATCAAGGCCTTCATCACCTTCGGCCATGGCGGCAACACGGTCACCCGGATGCCCGAGATGCGCCGCGGCCTGGAGGCGCTGGAACTGATGGTGGTGGTCGACCCGCACCCGACCACCTTCGCGTCGATCAGCGACCGCAAGAACGGCACCTATATCCTGCCGGCCTGCACCCAGTTCGAGCTGGCGGGCTGCCGCGCCGCGTCCAACCGGTCGCTCCAGTGGTCCGATCCGGTCGTCGACCCGATCTTCGAATCCAAGGACGACTACGAGACCATGTACCTCCTGGCCCGCAAGCTCGGCTTCGCGGACCAGCTCTTCAAGCACATCACGGTGGACGGCACCAAGCCGAGGGCCGAGGACATCCTGCGGGAGATCAACCGCGGCTCTCTGGCGACCGGCTATACGGGCCAGTCCCCCGAGCGGCTGAAGATGCACATGGAGCACCAGGCCGACTTCGACAAGATCAGCATGCGGGCGACCACGGGACCGTTGAAGGGCGAGTATTACGGCCTGCCCTGGCCGTGCTGGGGCACCCCGGAGATGAATCATCCCGGTTCCGCCGTGCTCTACGACACCTCCAAGCACGTCATGGAAGGTGGCGGCACGTTCCGCGCGCGCTTCGGGATCGAGCGGAACGGCGTCAGCCTGCTGGCCGACGGCTCCTACTCCAAGGGGTCGGAGATCACCGACGGCTATCCCGAATTCACCATGGCCGTGCTGCGGAAGCTGGGCTGGGACACCGAGCTGACGTCCGACGAGATGGCGGTGATCAACGCGATCGGCGGCGACAACATCGATCAAGTCAGCTGGATGACCGACCTGTCCATGGGCATCATCCGGGTCGCCCTGAAGCATGGTTGCGTGCCCCACGGCAACGCCAAGGCGCGGGCGGTGGCCTGGAACCTGCCGGACCCCGTTCCGATCCACCGCGAACCGCTCTACACCCCGCGCCGCGACCTGGTCGACGAATACCCGGCCCTGGACGACCGCCGCGACTTCCGCATGACCCATCTGGGCAAGTCGATCCAGGCGCGCGACGTGTCGAAGGAGTTCCCGATCATCCTGACCTCGGGCCGTCTGGTCGAGTACGAGGGCGGCGGCGAGGAGACCCGGTCCAATCCGTGGCTGGCCGAGCTGCAGCAGACCATGTTCGTCGAGGTCAACACCCGTGACGCCGAGCGGCTGGGCATCCGCCACCAGTCCGACGTCTGGGTCTACGGCCCGGAATACGACAGCAAGGCCCGGGTCATGGCTTTCGTCACGGACCGGGTGGGGCAGGGTGTCGCCTTCATGCCGTTCCACTTCTCGGGCTTCTGGGAGGGCGTGGACCAGCGGGACAAGTATCCGCCGGGGACCGATCCGATCGTGCTGGGAGCCCCGGTCAACGCCGTCATGACCTATGGCTACGACCCTGTGACCTTCATGCAGGAAACCAAAGTGACCCTGTGCCGCATCGAGCCGGCTTGA
- a CDS encoding HD domain-containing phosphohydrolase → MDMLIVDDNPANLMLMSRYAQAIAGVCIHGVGCASEALDWCDGHDVDLVVTDFMMPSMDGLEFLHRLRGIGSTAEVPVIMVTGQGAKEFRREALVRGVTDFLSKPIDRIEFTARCRNLLELRASHRRLKEQAASELIMRLSRSIESRDSETGAHLDRMARYARVIAAGVGLPDSVQERIQLAAPMHDVGKVAVTDEILFKPGRYTADEYEVMKLHTIHGYRILDDSSSPLIRLAASIALTHHEKFDGTGYPRGLKGEEIPLAGRIIAIADVFDALTTQRPYKAAWSLEEALAFLRTNSGTHFDPACIDAFFANLPAVLKIRAEFTD, encoded by the coding sequence ATGGATATGCTGATCGTCGACGACAATCCGGCGAACCTGATGCTGATGAGCCGGTACGCCCAGGCGATCGCCGGCGTCTGCATCCACGGCGTGGGGTGCGCGTCAGAGGCCCTGGACTGGTGCGACGGCCACGACGTCGACCTGGTCGTCACGGATTTCATGATGCCGAGCATGGACGGCCTGGAGTTCCTGCACCGCCTGCGGGGGATCGGGAGCACGGCCGAGGTTCCGGTCATCATGGTGACCGGGCAGGGGGCGAAGGAGTTCCGGCGCGAAGCGCTGGTCCGCGGTGTCACCGACTTCCTGAGCAAGCCGATCGACCGCATCGAGTTCACCGCGCGGTGCCGCAACCTGCTGGAACTCCGGGCCAGCCACCGGCGGCTGAAGGAGCAGGCGGCCAGCGAACTCATCATGCGCCTGTCGCGCTCGATCGAGTCCCGCGACAGCGAGACCGGCGCCCATCTGGACCGCATGGCGCGCTATGCGCGGGTCATCGCGGCCGGGGTCGGCCTGCCGGACTCGGTTCAGGAGCGTATCCAGCTGGCGGCTCCCATGCACGATGTCGGCAAGGTGGCGGTGACCGACGAGATCCTGTTCAAGCCGGGCCGATACACGGCGGACGAATACGAGGTCATGAAGCTGCATACGATCCACGGCTACCGCATCCTGGACGACAGCTCCTCTCCCCTGATCCGGCTGGCGGCGTCGATCGCGCTGACCCATCACGAGAAATTCGACGGCACCGGCTATCCCAGGGGCCTGAAGGGGGAGGAGATTCCCTTGGCGGGTCGCATCATCGCGATCGCCGACGTCTTCGACGCGCTGACCACCCAGCGTCCGTACAAGGCGGCATGGTCCCTGGAGGAGGCGCTGGCATTCCTGCGGACGAACTCCGGAACGCATTTCGATCCGGCCTGCATCGATGCCTTCTTCGCCAACCTGCCCGCAGTGCTGAAGATCAGGGCGGAATTCACGGACTGA
- a CDS encoding response regulator codes for MTTALPNAVPGSKSAEQMPAVRHSAQVMIMEDEPLVALELRILVEDMGHRVCAVVDTEADAVRQADATAPDLVIADIQLRQGNGVDAMERIAQCRDVPVIFVSGNHTFTPNPQIRTARFIAKPFRVESLRQAVADLFGGVA; via the coding sequence ATGACGACGGCTTTGCCGAACGCCGTGCCGGGCAGCAAGTCCGCGGAACAAATGCCGGCTGTCCGGCATTCCGCGCAGGTGATGATCATGGAGGACGAGCCGCTGGTGGCCCTGGAACTCCGGATTCTGGTCGAGGACATGGGGCATCGTGTGTGCGCCGTGGTGGATACCGAGGCCGATGCGGTGCGCCAGGCCGACGCGACGGCGCCCGACCTGGTGATCGCCGATATCCAGCTCCGGCAAGGCAACGGTGTCGATGCCATGGAGCGGATCGCACAATGCCGCGACGTTCCGGTGATCTTCGTCTCCGGCAACCATACGTTCACCCCCAACCCGCAGATCCGGACTGCCCGCTTCATTGCCAAACCCTTCCGCGTCGAGAGCCTCAGGCAAGCCGTCGCCGACCTTTTCGGCGGCGTGGCCTGA
- the fdh3B gene encoding formate dehydrogenase FDH3 subunit beta, whose amino-acid sequence MARMKFLCDSDRCIECNACVTACKNEHDVPWGINRRRVITLKDGQPGEKSISMACMHCTDAPCAAVCPVDCFYTTADGVVLHSKELCIGCGYCFYACPFGAPQYPQTTNFGGRGKMDKCTFCAGGPEEDMTLIEYHGYGTNRLAEGKLPLCAEMCSTRALMAGDGDIIADIYKERVVRRGYGSGAWGWTTAYGQTDRGV is encoded by the coding sequence ATGGCAAGAATGAAATTCCTCTGCGACAGCGACCGTTGCATCGAGTGCAACGCCTGCGTCACCGCCTGCAAGAACGAGCATGACGTCCCCTGGGGCATCAACCGCCGCCGGGTCATCACGCTGAAGGACGGTCAGCCGGGCGAGAAGTCGATCTCCATGGCCTGCATGCACTGCACCGACGCGCCCTGCGCGGCGGTGTGCCCGGTGGACTGCTTCTACACCACGGCCGACGGCGTGGTGCTGCATTCCAAGGAGCTGTGCATCGGCTGCGGCTACTGCTTCTACGCCTGCCCCTTCGGGGCGCCGCAGTACCCGCAGACGACCAATTTCGGCGGCCGGGGCAAGATGGACAAATGCACCTTCTGCGCCGGCGGGCCGGAAGAGGACATGACGCTGATCGAATACCACGGCTACGGCACCAACCGGCTTGCGGAAGGCAAGCTGCCGCTGTGTGCCGAGATGTGCTCGACCCGCGCCCTGATGGCCGGCGACGGCGACATCATCGCCGACATCTACAAGGAGCGCGTCGTCCGCCGGGGCTACGGCTCCGGCGCCTGGGGTTGGACCACCGCCTACGGCCAGACGGACCGGGGTGTCTGA
- a CDS encoding tellurite resistance TerB family protein has protein sequence MIDHHAALIYTMVMVSASDADMTDAELNTISETVRYLPVFRDFDTGRLSEIAADCTELLGQRDGLDAALAEIKQGVPPKLRETAYAVACDVAAADGYTTQEELRLLELLRDSLEIDRLNAAAIERGARARHMVL, from the coding sequence ATGATCGACCACCATGCCGCGCTGATCTACACCATGGTCATGGTGTCCGCTTCCGATGCGGACATGACGGATGCGGAACTGAACACCATCAGCGAGACGGTCCGGTATCTGCCGGTCTTCCGCGACTTCGACACCGGCCGCTTGTCCGAAATCGCCGCGGACTGCACGGAACTGCTCGGCCAGCGCGACGGATTGGACGCGGCGCTGGCCGAAATCAAGCAGGGTGTGCCGCCGAAGCTGCGGGAAACCGCATACGCAGTCGCCTGCGACGTCGCCGCTGCCGACGGCTATACGACCCAGGAGGAATTGCGCCTGCTGGAATTGCTGCGCGACAGCCTGGAGATCGACCGGCTCAACGCCGCCGCGATCGAGCGCGGCGCCCGCGCCCGCCACATGGTGCTGTAG
- the kdsA gene encoding 3-deoxy-8-phosphooctulonate synthase: MMNKSVQVGSLTFANDKPFVLIAGPCQLESRAHALETSQALLEITRKLGLGLIYKSSFDKANRTSVNTARGLGLEKSLPILAEVRETHGIPVLTDIHAPDQCAAVAEAVDILQIPAFLCRQTDLLLAAGATGRAINVKKGQFLAPWDMKNVAAKIASTGNENILLCERGVSFGYNTLVSDMRSLPIMAETGYPVVFDATHSVQQPGGQGGTSGGQREFVPVLARAAVAIGVAAVFMETHQDPDNAPSDGPNMVPLSRMAEVLGDMVEFDRIAKSRPVGRLMR, encoded by the coding sequence ATGATGAACAAGTCCGTACAGGTGGGATCCCTCACCTTCGCCAACGACAAGCCGTTCGTGCTGATCGCCGGTCCCTGCCAGCTGGAGAGCCGCGCCCACGCGCTGGAAACCTCCCAGGCGCTGCTGGAGATCACCCGCAAGCTCGGGCTGGGGCTGATCTACAAGTCGTCTTTCGACAAGGCCAACCGGACCTCGGTCAACACCGCCCGCGGCCTCGGCCTGGAGAAGAGCCTGCCGATCCTGGCCGAAGTGCGCGAGACCCACGGCATCCCCGTGCTGACCGACATCCATGCGCCGGACCAGTGCGCGGCGGTGGCGGAGGCGGTGGATATCCTCCAGATCCCCGCCTTCCTGTGCCGCCAGACCGACCTGCTGCTGGCGGCGGGCGCCACGGGCCGGGCGATCAACGTCAAGAAGGGCCAGTTCCTGGCTCCCTGGGACATGAAGAACGTCGCGGCGAAGATCGCCAGCACCGGCAACGAGAATATCCTGCTGTGCGAGCGCGGCGTCAGCTTTGGCTACAATACGCTGGTGTCCGACATGCGGTCGCTGCCGATCATGGCCGAGACCGGCTATCCCGTGGTGTTCGACGCGACCCACTCCGTCCAGCAGCCGGGCGGGCAGGGCGGCACCTCCGGCGGCCAGCGGGAATTCGTGCCCGTCCTGGCGCGCGCCGCCGTCGCGATCGGCGTCGCCGCGGTGTTCATGGAAACGCACCAGGACCCGGACAACGCGCCGAGCGACGGCCCCAACATGGTGCCGCTGTCCCGCATGGCGGAGGTGCTGGGTGACATGGTCGAGTTCGACCGTATCGCCAAGAGCCGGCCGGTCGGGCGGCTGATGCGGTAG
- a CDS encoding ATP-binding protein — translation MIQSLRARLLLALSGLLFGSCVVLLALLIDRQAEVDSSVREDAVWAVYQLDRETVKLESALADYAAGPTPARAGEVSLRYDILFSRTQLLRGGQLAAIIAINPADSDLAHRIVAEIEALAPYVELTAVERFREAVRRLRQLTEQQLVRINARRSMDMVNYRERTHRLSTLLAICVVALAASMTGLALLLFRQLRDLHRARIRQTALASDLERALSAAEAANRAKSVFLATMSHEIRTPMNGVIGMADLLLETPLAPEQRRQAQVILTSAEALLTVLNDILDFSKMEAGRLELDDADYELEPLVRGVVDLLAPGAAEKGIDMEAAIDPAARVALRGDAGRVRQVLMNLVGNAVKFTVRGGVRVRVEIAAPGELKLSVTDSGIGISEQGRAELFQMFNQVDGQERGKSGGTGLGLAISRRLVEMMGGRIGVESVQGSGSTFWFTLPIRPALGPVPAVPARSETPDAGLPAPAEDPAGQTAARISVARDVPPLRVLVADDNPVNQQVAAGMLRRRGHAVDVVGNGIEAVGRVGQGGYDLVLMDIEMPEMDGFEATRCIRALGGEAATVPIIALTAHAMRGDEARCIDAGMSDYMPKPISRARLDEAVRTWGRDRVPPEEAGTATPTVDPDALEDLLETMGPDAGKLFDTFIKDSSCRIGKVRDRLAAGDFKAVEVELHSLSGAAGTLGLPALVAATEHLRAALAGQDDAADGQRSLGRMVDRLDTALADVRRALLSRELAA, via the coding sequence GTGATCCAATCCCTGCGCGCGCGGCTTTTGCTCGCGCTCAGCGGCTTGCTGTTCGGCTCCTGTGTCGTGCTGCTTGCCCTCCTGATCGATCGGCAGGCGGAAGTTGACAGTAGCGTACGTGAAGACGCTGTCTGGGCGGTCTATCAGCTCGACCGTGAGACGGTGAAGTTGGAGTCGGCGCTCGCGGACTATGCCGCCGGCCCGACCCCGGCGCGCGCCGGGGAGGTGTCGCTGAGATACGATATCCTGTTCAGCCGAACCCAACTCCTCCGCGGCGGCCAGTTGGCCGCCATCATCGCGATCAATCCGGCGGACAGCGACCTTGCGCATCGGATCGTCGCCGAGATCGAGGCACTGGCGCCCTATGTCGAGCTGACCGCGGTGGAGCGGTTCCGCGAGGCGGTCCGGCGGTTGCGGCAACTGACGGAGCAGCAGCTTGTCAGGATCAATGCCCGCCGGTCGATGGACATGGTGAATTACCGGGAACGCACCCATCGCCTTTCGACCCTGCTCGCGATCTGCGTCGTGGCGCTGGCGGCCAGCATGACCGGGCTGGCGTTGCTGCTGTTCCGGCAGCTTCGCGACCTCCACCGCGCCCGCATCCGGCAAACGGCGCTCGCATCCGACCTGGAGCGGGCCCTGTCCGCGGCCGAGGCGGCGAACCGCGCCAAATCCGTGTTCCTGGCGACCATGAGCCACGAGATCCGCACGCCGATGAACGGCGTGATCGGCATGGCCGACCTGTTGCTCGAAACGCCGCTGGCCCCCGAGCAGCGGCGTCAGGCCCAGGTGATCCTGACATCGGCCGAGGCTCTGCTGACGGTGCTCAACGACATCCTGGATTTTTCCAAGATGGAAGCCGGGCGGCTTGAACTCGACGATGCCGACTACGAGCTGGAGCCGCTGGTCCGGGGCGTGGTCGACCTGCTGGCGCCGGGGGCGGCCGAGAAGGGCATCGACATGGAGGCGGCGATCGATCCGGCGGCGCGGGTGGCGCTTCGGGGCGATGCCGGAAGGGTCCGCCAGGTCCTCATGAACCTGGTCGGCAACGCGGTCAAGTTCACGGTGCGGGGCGGCGTCCGCGTGCGGGTCGAAATCGCGGCTCCGGGCGAACTGAAGCTGTCCGTCACTGACAGCGGCATCGGGATATCCGAGCAGGGTCGGGCGGAGCTGTTCCAGATGTTCAACCAGGTCGATGGCCAGGAGCGCGGGAAGTCCGGCGGCACCGGCCTCGGCCTCGCCATCAGCCGGCGCTTGGTCGAGATGATGGGCGGGCGCATCGGTGTCGAGAGCGTCCAGGGCAGCGGCAGCACTTTCTGGTTCACCCTGCCGATAAGGCCGGCTCTCGGGCCTGTCCCTGCGGTGCCGGCCCGGTCGGAGACGCCGGACGCCGGGCTGCCCGCGCCGGCGGAAGACCCCGCAGGTCAGACAGCCGCCCGGATTTCCGTCGCCAGGGACGTCCCGCCGCTGCGGGTCCTGGTCGCGGACGACAACCCCGTGAACCAGCAGGTGGCCGCGGGCATGCTCAGGCGCCGCGGACATGCGGTGGACGTGGTCGGCAACGGCATCGAGGCGGTCGGCCGCGTCGGGCAGGGCGGCTACGACCTGGTGCTCATGGACATCGAGATGCCCGAGATGGACGGGTTCGAGGCGACCCGCTGCATCCGCGCGCTCGGCGGCGAGGCCGCCACCGTCCCGATCATCGCCCTGACGGCACACGCCATGCGCGGCGACGAGGCGCGCTGCATCGACGCCGGCATGAGCGACTACATGCCCAAGCCGATCAGCCGCGCCCGGCTCGACGAGGCCGTGCGGACCTGGGGCCGGGACAGGGTCCCGCCGGAGGAAGCCGGGACCGCGACGCCGACCGTCGATCCGGACGCGCTGGAGGATCTGCTGGAAACCATGGGGCCGGACGCGGGAAAGCTGTTCGACACGTTCATCAAGGATTCCTCCTGCCGCATCGGAAAGGTCCGCGACCGGCTGGCGGCGGGGGACTTCAAGGCGGTCGAAGTCGAACTGCACAGCCTGTCGGGGGCCGCGGGAACACTCGGGCTGCCGGCGCTCGTGGCTGCCACCGAACACCTGCGCGCCGCCCTCGCCGGGCAGGATGATGCGGCCGACGGGCAGCGTTCCCTCGGCCGGATGGTGGATCGGCTCGACACGGCATTGGCCGACGTGCGCCGTGCCTTGCTGTCCCGTGAACTCGCGGCCTGA
- a CDS encoding molybdopterin-dependent oxidoreductase, with translation MSAIYRAVLSLAAFSLILWFSIFQPGPAAAGTLAVPSGPVVLTVSGKITQTNGAAGAEFDLAMLEALPGRVAKVTTPWAEGVNAFEGPLARAVLQAAGAQGSKLRITALNDYSAEVPLEDFLKFDVILALKKNDAYLPVRHQGPIFVIYPFDINPDLYNEVYFGRSVWQVKSIEVQ, from the coding sequence ATGTCCGCAATCTATCGTGCCGTTCTTTCCCTGGCCGCTTTCTCGCTGATCCTCTGGTTCTCCATTTTCCAGCCGGGTCCTGCGGCCGCCGGTACCCTGGCGGTGCCGAGCGGGCCGGTCGTGCTGACCGTCAGCGGCAAGATCACTCAGACCAACGGGGCCGCCGGGGCGGAATTCGATCTGGCGATGCTGGAAGCCTTGCCCGGCCGGGTGGCCAAGGTGACGACCCCTTGGGCGGAGGGAGTGAACGCCTTCGAGGGACCGCTTGCCCGGGCAGTGTTGCAGGCGGCCGGTGCCCAGGGTTCCAAGCTTCGGATCACGGCGCTCAACGACTACTCCGCTGAAGTCCCGCTCGAAGACTTCCTGAAGTTCGACGTCATTCTCGCCCTGAAGAAGAACGACGCCTATCTGCCGGTACGCCATCAAGGACCGATCTTCGTGATCTACCCCTTCGACATCAATCCCGACCTCTACAACGAAGTTTATTTCGGCCGCTCGGTCTGGCAGGTAAAGAGTATCGAGGTCCAGTGA
- a CDS encoding type II toxin-antitoxin system Phd/YefM family antitoxin, giving the protein MKIITATTVQNRFGQYLDECDREAVGISRNGRIKGILMGIHEYDALKAIEAAYLADLANSATDADFLGPGESEAILGSLPESGVETDDDQAELPQRRKKVS; this is encoded by the coding sequence ATGAAGATAATCACCGCGACCACGGTTCAAAACAGGTTCGGACAGTACCTCGACGAATGCGACCGGGAGGCAGTCGGGATCTCACGAAATGGCCGTATCAAAGGAATCCTCATGGGAATCCACGAGTACGATGCGCTGAAGGCCATCGAAGCCGCTTATCTGGCGGATCTGGCGAACTCAGCGACAGACGCCGATTTCCTGGGACCTGGGGAATCCGAGGCGATACTGGGGTCGCTGCCTGAATCCGGAGTCGAGACAGATGACGATCAGGCTGAACTTCCACAAAGACGTAAAAAAGTTTCTTGA